The genomic region TTGAATATTGCAATGTGGGTGTATGATATTACTGATGGGAGGTTCTCTTGAAGCAAGTTGtgtgttgtaaaaaaaaaagacaagaCTCCGTCGTTTTGTAAAGATTGTTTATATATGTATCGGAAGTATTACtaaaaataaatgaagaaaatgTTCTAAACATACTAAGTTACAGTGAAAATGTTGATTGATGCCTTTCTAGTGTGTACTGTCATTATGTTAGATGTACCACTAGATGTCTCTCTAGACACAAATGAAAAGTTATACTGCAAGGCTCTCTTGCAGTCTCCTTTCCAACTCTctcttctaccccctctctctccctcttcctgcctctctctatcccttcctcgctctaccctctctctctctctctctctctctctctttctcggtctctctctcggtctctccctcttcctgcctctctctctccatccctcgctctcctttctctgtctttctctagctcggtttctccctcttcctccctctctctccccctcttcctcgcctctgtctctccctcttcctgcctctctctctctctctacccctctctctctctccctctccctcttcctgcctctctctatccctctctctctctttgcctctttctctcttctctttctctcgctctataAAACATCACATCACACTGACAATCAGACCTACAAGCACTACCATTCACGCAACACTGCCACTAATCCTACCACAAAGAACGTATCATTCACATCTTCCAATAGACAAAACATAGACAGAGAATTTGATTTTCAGCCCTCAGTCAATCTGAAGATTGATCCCTGCTATTTGCTCCAGGGACTTTTTCATGTTTCCTTTTGTCATTTATCTCTAGTTGAGGCATTTTTACCTAGTCAATTCGATTTTTTTCAAGAAAGGGTTTTGCGTATAGGTTGGCATGAAAAGTGAAGGACTACCAAGAGGAATGAAGTCCACATGTTGGTGCATTGTTCTCCTGTCACTCATTTCTATGGTAAGTTGAGCTTTTGTTGTAAATTCTctagtaaaaatatatttttctgtcTTTTGAATCTTGAGTTCAAAGCTACCAGCTAAATGTACAGATGTTGTCTGTGCCATAGCATTTTTCCAAAGATCTTTTGACTCACAAGTGTTTGGTAAATGTATATGCTGCATACATATTTTGAGTATACTTTTCAGCACcttggagagcaccagtctgtgaTTTTAATCTTAAAGGGAAATGTCACCGTaattcaacttcatattcatcatctccagtaccaccccaacatcaacatatgtgaaaatgacgcgtttctatgttttgtagtaaagaAGATAGAGGAAGaaaagtgtttccaatgacattgTCAACCAATTAGTAGACAATTAGTAGGCAATGCATACTAACAATTGGTTAAAATCACACAATGCACACCGacgatgtcattggaaacacttatcttcctttatctttttttactacaaaacatagaaacgcgCCATTTTCGCATATGTTGATGCTGAGGTAATGCTGGAGATGAGGAATATGAAGTTGAACAACTGTGAAATTTCCCTTTACATCTTTGACTCATCTATTGTTTTAATAGATGTTTTATTGTGTTGTGTGCAGAGGGAAACATTTTGTCATTCCCATTCCGATGGTTGTAGATCTAATTTGAATCAATCAACTCAGATTACTCTCCCATTTGAGTCACTCAATTCCGTTGAAAAGTACTCGCGCTTGACATTTCACCTTTTGATAAACTTGACATAATATATTTATTGTTATGCCACAGTTTCTGACGTCCCAATTTTGTTAATCGTCTGGTACATAGTAACCCTGCATGAGGTAAATCTGTCAACAGGCAAGCAAGAGAAACAGGCCCAAATTGCCTCTCACACATTATTTTAACTTAATCCCACAAAGTTGACTAATCTTCAATAGTTACACTGGGTTATCAGCACTTAATTTGCATAGTGATTGAAATAAGTCAATTAATAATAATTGTTTCTACGACTTAACTCCCATTATCGAATTTAATTCGCAGTCTTGAAAATGATGAACTCAATTTCACAGTTGACTAGGCTCACTAATCATTTTATCCCCTGAACTAATGAAGCATTCTCTTTTTTAAGGAACACTTTTATTCAGTTGATTATGATGCAATTATATTAAACTAATACTATATTACTGTAAAATGTCATTACAGTACTGTAAACATGAAATGTTGGATGTATAGAAAGTGTTTACTCTCAATTGTACCACTTGATGTGGCTTCGCCTCCAAATTGCTTCGCCATGCTTTAATGGGGTGCTCATAATTGTTTTGTGCTCGGCGCATCCTAAACTCTAGCCTCGAGCTCCTTCGACAGATTGACAGACCCATGGGAACCTCACAAACTTATTTCGGATGCCTTTGAACCAACTCATGTGTGAAATAAAATGATTATGTATTTATCCTCTGGGTGAGTTGGAGAAACTAgtggcttttttttttttgccacgATCATACCCTCAGTCCAGATCCTCTACAGACCTCATGGCGATAATACCGCTCTATGTTTGCTATGTTTGCTAGTCTACCATTCTATTTCACACCTATTTGAGATGTCTTGAGATGCCTCACTCCAAAGCCCATAATCTTTGACCCCCTCAGGTAACAATTGGGGTAACATGGAGACCGAGCTTTCTGGTGATTTCACGCTGATCTCTGTTCATCTCTGAGAATGCTATAGCTGATCCATGAAAACATCAGAGAAAGAAAATCCTACATTTTCCAAGATCAATTTGGATATCAGTACAATCAAACGATCCCTTAAAAAAGTGATGGCCAGCTTCCCCAGGAGAGCTGCTGATTAGTAGAATCAAGTGTTAGATTAGGGCTAGAACAAAACCCTGCAGggagtagctctccaggagcagaGTAGGCCACATCTGCCCTAAAACATATCCCTGGAGATGTGTACAGTTTACTGCGCTTAGATCCAATTCCATTCTGCTCACTGAACGATGGAATCATGTCCCTGCGGACTCACAGTTTCTGAATGGTTCTGATTGACCAGTGCTGTAAGGTGCTCTCTGAGATTCATTTAGGCACATATGGTAGCTGAGAGTTGAAAGGGAATTATGTCATGTCAGTGAAGATCCTTTGTATGCTAAATAGAATGGGTGGATTGGCCATGATTCTTGGATGTATATTGATTCATCAACATGGTGCAATTTTGTTTCACTAGAACACAAAATCCTGAGCCAAGTTATGGTAAACAAACCACTCCAACTACCTAAACAAGATGGGCGACATTGTTGCTTTGAATAAGAATAGAGATAGCTGGTTCCAACCATTCCAGCTCTAATGACTGTTTAAACAGGAAGTGTCAGCTAATCACAGCACCCAGAATTAACTTAATTTAGTTGCTAAAATGGTAACAGTCTGTCAGAAGAGACAAGTCTTCCCCAGAAACTCCCCTAAGAGTTCCAGCTGCAGTACCATTTCAGTGAATGAAAGCTCACACATGTTTAATAGTCTCTCCTAGGTGTTTTTAGCTAGCAAGGTTGTCTTATCAGAACAAGCCATTGTTGCTATATTGGGATTTTAACCTATAGCATATCCTccttacagtacagtaccagacTGTATCTTCCTCTCTCTAGGGAAAGGATGCCTTATTAACAGGAAGAGATAGCATTCAGGTTCATCCATCTACTGTGTTTACCACATTATGTCTATGGGTATTTCCAATAAGGTTTTAACAGGGTGTCCTCCATGATAAAATCATCCCAGCATTTGTGTAATCATGTGCAGGAATTCTGGTTTGTTTGAGGCCACAGGTAAGATTGACAAAAAGTGAGATTTAGAACTGGCTGATGAGCAATGCCTCACATTTTTCAAATTCACCCCAGTACAGCTGTTGGTGAcaacctgtttctccacctccatTTAACACCAGCGAAACATTTTCAAGTTGCTGTCTTCTCCGTCTCACATGCTCTCAAACAGAGCGAGGTAAGCTTGGCCTTTTCCCCTGTTTCCACAGGCAAGGCTGCCTTGATGTAAATGTTGGTTTAGTCAGGAGTGCCTCGATTTGCCTAATCTCTGTCGTGTGGATTACAGGTTGGTTATAATCCATGAATTGGGGTCTCTGTGAATGTGACATGGAGCCCTCTAATCCCGACCATGACAGTTTGCACAGGCTGTCAGGTGATTCAGATGAAAGCTAATTGGATGTCAGTGTTGAACCCAGTATAATAACCCTCATGACAAGACAGTAAGGACCAAGCTAACTCTCAAGAAAATGTTGGGAATTTAAGATGTACCCTATACAGTGTAATTGTGCATATGATTGCTTAGGAGAAACATGTCGGAATCAACTAAATGGGATATATGTTGTGAGATCCTTAAAGGGAAAActaaatattttattttccaGGTTGCCCTCGTGAAATACGCTTTTAACCTTGAATCTttctcctggttaaataaaggttaaatgagagagagaaaagaatggTTGGCTGTCCTTCCAAGTAGGGGGAATCCGTTGAGATTGAGCTTCAGTCATTTAGCAGCACAGGTAATTACAGCTGTATGAAAGCTATTTTTCATTTGGTCATTGGAGACCCCACTGCTAATGAATCAGGAAAGAGAAAGCCTTGGGAAATAAATGGGGCTTATTTGAATTATGGGTCATACTTCCTATTCAATGGAACTGAAGCACTCAACCTTTCCTATTTCTTTTCAGATGGAGAACGCAAATGTATAAGTTAAAGAACATTGCAGCGACATTTCTTTAGTGCAAAATAATTGTGCAAAGTGCAAAAAAACACAAATTATTTAACCAGAGTTTAGTAAACTGTCCCCTTTATAACTCACATTGCCCGAAGAAAAGTTTCAAATTAAATCAAGATGGCAGATTATAATTAGGTTTTTGCACAATttctttcatagttttcatgttcAATGTATAAAGTCATATTTGGTCTAAAACAAAGATGAGATTGAAATTAGGCTTGAGCACCACAAATTATTAGTTCAAATGAAGTATGCTACGTCCAAATCCAACATTCATTCACACTGGAACTGTTGCAATATACAAACTACCATACCGCAATGTCATCCAGTGAACTTTCTGAAAGAGAGACCTTATTCTCCTCGTATTGATCTGAGGTAAAGGTACAAGATGTAAGACTTTGCCCAGATAGATCTGCTGTCACGTTCCACAGATGGGGTTAGGCCATCACTGTCACCATTCTTCATGAAGTGCAGTGGGAATCTTAGCCCTGTCATCTGTATTATTATGAGGGCCGGAGTAAAGGAATCATCAATCAACCGTTCAGGGTACATTCAGCAGGTAATCGTCTGGTGTTGCGTCacatctgtaggctactgaataAATGCTTCAGTCATCTATATGTATGGCAGGATTGGAATGGCCTTACTCTTGATAAAGGGCACTGTGTTCATATGAGACAATTGTGTCATGCACTGAATTTGTCTCATAATCTTTCTGTATCCATTAGTCACGACCTTCAGCATCACTGAATTTCAAATGGGAATTGACTTTTATTGCCATTTCAGACCGACAGTTCATGTATGATCTATTGGTATAAAACAAAACAATGGCATATCAAGGACATGTCACTTTTTATCCTACACAGCAGGCTTATTTGTTTAATGGTTTGTGCCTGTTGTGTTTCATCATTGAAATAGGATTGCAATGTCTCTTTGTTTTCCACAGGTTACAAGTGCCCATTCATCTGCATCTGGAAGTTCAGACGTTCTGAAGTCAGAGAGACCAAAGTCAAGAGCTAAGGACTTCTGGACAACAGACACCAGCAAGGACGTATCCATCAGTCATCTGCTCTCCCAGACCTTTTATGACAAGAATCTGTCTGGCCTGGATCTGAACTATGACAAGTTGGAACCGTACTCTAAACAGGAGCTCTGGGACTGGCTCCACAACACCTCTAGCCTTCATGACCCACGCTCCCGATCCAAGAGAAGACCCATCGTCAAGACAGGAAAGTTCAAGAAGATGTTCGGCTGGGGCGACTTCCACTCCAACATCAAGACAGTGAAGCTCAACCTGCTGATCACCGGGAAGATCGTAGACCACGGCAACGGCACGTTCAGCGTCTACTTCCGCCACAACGCTACGGGCCAGGGCAACGTGTCGGTGGGGCTGGTGCCGCCCACCAAGGCCGTGGAGTTCCAGCTGCAGCAGTCGACGGTCCTCGAGCCCAAAGACACCAAGCTGTTCAACTGCAGGGTGGAGTACGAGAAGGTGGAGAAGGGCACCAGGAAGTCGCTGTGTTCCCACGACCCCTCGCAGAGCTGCCCTCAGGAGCAGACCCAGAGCCATGTGTCCTGGCTGTGCGCCAAGCCCTTCAAAGTCATCTGCATCTACATCTCCTTCTACAGCACCGACTACAAGCTGGTGCAGAAAGTGTGTCCGGATTACAACTACCACAGCGATACTCCCTACCTCCCCACCGGGTGATTGGTTGAGCGGCTAAGGGAacggaacagagacagacagggcattCGCTCCTGAGAGGTGTCAGTTGATTTGAGCTAGGCTGGCACGGCCCTCAATAGAACAGGGGAGGATGCTTTACTGTCGGAACAGAACTGTTAAAAGGTATTATTAAAGCCAATGAATCCCTGCTGCTTGTGAGATCGCAACACTGAGCAGACCTTCCCTATGGCCATTGTAAGAGCAATTAGTACGCAACATTTCCTGGCTTGGCATACTTTTTACTCATGTATTTTGACCCTCTGCAGTAGCTATAAGAAAGTGCTCTGCCGGAACCTTCTCTGAAGATTTGTCATTTATGTAAATAATAACTGATAAAGCCCACTTTATTCTAATAGAAACTGTTTCGATCTTCTAATTGTGTGTTGATGGAATAGCATTTTGaattttccttctctctcattgtccatttctgtttgtcaccGGTGATTACAAAGCGGAAATGAAATAGGTAGATGCCGACTTACTGCGAAGGAAAGTGTCAGAACGCATTAAGACGTGCCATCTATATCGTTGCGTGTTTGTATCTGTATGACAGCCAGAAATACAGATCCTTTCAGAATTGTTTCTTTTTCAGTCTCAGTGAATTATTAAAACATCAACACGGGGAAAACACACACTAAACAGCAGGCATCTAGAATCTAGGCTACATTTAATAAGAACAATTATATTAAAAAACATTTCCTACAGATTAACACTGAGTGCacctaacattaggaacaccttcataATATTCATTTGCGCCCCCTTTTGcgctcagaacagcctcaattcttcagggtgtggactccacaaggtgtcaacCCGTTCCACAggtatgctggcccatgttgactccaatgcttcccataattgtgtcaagttggctgggtgtcctttggatggtggaccattgttgatacacacaggaaactgttgagcatgaaatagctagcagtgttgcagttcttgacacaaacaggtGTGCCTGacacctctgaatggcacacaaaatccttctttaacctgtctccttcccttcctctacactgattgaagtggatttaaccaattccatcaataagggatcatagcgttcacctggattcacctagttAGTCTATATCATAGAaagagaaggtgttcttaatgtgttgtatactcagtgtacattgaTTTTGGTAGATAACGAAGAAAAAAATGTTAGCAATGGTTTTCAGCTCTGACATTGATGCCCTGTTGATAGCAATCTCTTGCCCTCAGTTATATCCTGTCCGACACAAGTGAATGCAGAGTAAATCAGATCAACGGAGGACTTTCATTCATTATGGATCTAAGTGTATTTCAATATTTAAAAAAGAACCATTTATGTTTGCCCCATGAGGAAAAAAACACAGTAAAGTGTCCCCACTCTGTTCGCTATAAAACATTAAATCAAGGAAATCAAAGGAAGTTACAGCACAAAATCTGCTGCTTGCCAGAGGACATGTATTAAACTGCAGAGGCATCTCTCTACACATGATAACAACCACTTCTGACATCAATAACGCAAATtctggatgatgatgatgtaatAACACCATACGATAATGATACTGGATATACGATTTGGCCGTTGAGCTTTCATTATGCAAATGTGATGCCTGTAGCTGATTGTGAAACATCTCTGAGAACCATCACTGTGATTGTCATCCCTGTGTGAGAGAATAATGTCTGGGAATTACACTGACACACAATGGGAATAGAAATCCTTTATGAGGTTGATAGGCACCTTGAGGTATCGTTTTTTAATGCGGTTTGCATTGTACATCTTAACTAGTCAACTATTACAAGGTCTTTAGTACTGTACACTTGCACACAGACTCGTTTGTTGTTGACACAACTGAAACATGGAATGGAAGATTTGACAAGGTACTTTATAAGAAATAGGGTTTGTTTCCTGTGAAGAGAGGGGCCTATTTGATAAGAGAGTGTGAACAGAGATTTATGATGTGAATGAACAAAGCTGACAGAAATAAATGTTAACATTTGACTCGTAAATTGAGAGCAGTTATCTGTCATGGCTACTGGATGACAAATGTTTCAGATTATATTATTTGAGTGGGTCTTCCATTTTTATAAAGAGTCATTTTCTGTATAAGATCAGTTAAATATGTTGCCAACCTGGACACTCGTCTTCATTTTATGTAATACATTATACTTAATTTATGGCTAATTATTATTTCTTTGAAATACATATATGAATTCAACTGCACTCTGTTATGATGGGCCATGTCCGATAGTTGCACTTGCTCCTGAGTCTAAGCTCTATCTGGTACCATTTATATGAAGGAAACCCTCCATCTATAAGATACTACTGCATGATTAACACAAGGCTTTCAATGAGTGAATTATCCCCCACCTCAGATCCAGTCTGTTGGTGCAGTTGTCCTGGGCCATAGCCAGACACCAAGCCTCTGGTCTCCTCCTGCTCTCAGAGAACTTCCTGATTAATGTGGTCTGGGGAACTGTCACAAATGGCAGATAGAATCAAGGGATTTCTCCTTCAGACTCCCAACGACACCCAGCAGCTGCAGGAGTAAACAGATGACTAACCATTGGCCTTTTGGCAACCATTGGAGACTGGGAGGAGACCTGTAAACGTTGCCTTGACATTTAGGTGGATTAAAAAGTTATTGAGATCCTGCTCTCCTGGTGTCGGAGGTAGTTGGCTCCGTAATTAATTGTGTCTTGGTCCTTTTTCAAGAAGCTAAGCTAAAAGCATGCTAAGTATCATGCTTGTTGCAGTCCTTCACGTACTGTATGTAGGGCTAGGTACACTTGGTTAGCCTAGCTCTTTATCTGATATGACATCTATATTAGTGACCAAATAGCACATCACTCATAAACAGATCATCAGGTGGGATGTCAAATGACTTATTTGAGTATGTGCAATTGGCATCTAATTCCAGAATAATTCATTATTGTCATTTCATATCTTATGTTATTGCATAATTCATGTGGTGTTTTGCTTTGAATCTGTGGTGTTAATTTCTGTGTGAAATACTGACAAATTAAAGCTCTAGCAGACAATGGCGTGTGGTTTTTGAATTACAAATGAATTGCTCTCGTCCAAACGCTATTACGATCCTGGAAATGAAAGCTCACTCATTTTGAGCGTCTCATATCAGGTAAAACTAGAGATAATTAATTAAACTTTGTCATTTTAATTGCTTTAGTGACAGCTGTCCTTTGGTGATGGAGCTATCCTAATGCACATACTGTGGCTTGTCAATTACTTTCTCAGTGAATAGATTAAAAAGCCACAGAGGATAGGATCGTTTCATTACTCTGGATTAATTCTGCCCTGGGCAGAACTAGGTATGAACACTTCGCACCTAAATATGCTGCAAAATGAACACTACTATTTAGCCCATCTGAATAGAATGAATTGTGGCAACATGAAATTAAGTTTACACTCTATTAATCCTGTCAAACTGCTCGTGCAGCAATATTTGACATGCTAAACTTTTGCCACTCAGTTCCAGGCAAATTGTTGCCATTTGGAGAAGGACATAATTGTATTCAACATTCAACTGTACGAAGATAATTCatatttgacataatttgagtgcAATCGCCCCACCATATGAACATCTGTCTGTGTTCCTCTCTGGAACAGAAGGCTTCCACACCTACACATTCTCACAACATATTCATTAAGACAGTTTCTGAAGCTATTTTTTACATGTTCATGTTGTCAGCTTGTCAAACTCTGTATGGATATTTCCAACAGCTTTCACTGTAACTCAGAGCAGGTCAGCTGTTACTCGACCTATTGTTTCAATAGAATGAAGAGAATCAAGCCAGGAATCAAATGTTCCATAGAGAGCTATCTAAAGGTGACTTGAGGAAGCATTTTCAATTTAGCGTAATAGTTACACAGCTGGGTATACAATATTATATTACCACATTACGCTAAGTAGGGATGAATCGTTCTGATGTAGCATCAATGGTAAGTGTGAAATTGTGTGATCTAAAGCAGACACCTAAGTAAGTATTGACATTTTTACGTTAAGGATCCATTGGCTTCCGCAAATTACATGAGGCTTAAGGGGATTACATGCCTCTCACACATTCCTCTACCCATCATTTGTGTTATCAAGCCCTCCAATCAGCAGGGACAATGTAGCTGTGTTTCCCTGCTACCGTTATGTATTGCCAGCGAGAGGAGAAGAGGCTGAGACCAGCTCCCTTGTCTGAATATGTTTGGCCCCATTTCATTTACTGAAAAAACATATCCAGACATGTAAATAAAAGTATTTATGATTCATGACCAGTTGATGTATAAAGTGCCATGTTTACTTTGAACTACTCTGCTGCTACCCCGCCTTGGATATTCTGGCAATGAAACAATCAGGGTCGGCATGTTTTTGAGCCGGGGTTAGTTTTCAATTGATTTATATCTCTAGAACCACTCCTCCTACCTCTACCGCTAAAGGTGAGATGGAAAGGCAATGTTTGTGACAGAGATGAACTAGGTGctacgcagagagagagagatgatgcaCTTAAAAAAATGCATCACCATTAAATCAAGACTCAACCTTGAATGAGTCAAACTCTGTGCCAACACAGTGACGTGAATTCTGCCCTCAGTGCCACATAGCATGCCAAACAGTGTGGGGATGGAACTAGCCAGGCAATGGCATTAACAGATAGTGCTTTACTTTCCCTGACAAAGGCTTATGCTATTTGTTGTACAGTGAAATTCAGAGAAACTATGACAAGACTTGATTCCAAGGTCATTCGACCTATTAAAAGCAAATATTCTTGAGTAGTTTGAACATTAAGAGTGCTTGTCACATCTATTCCAAGAGTTAC from Oncorhynchus masou masou isolate Uvic2021 chromosome 29, UVic_Omas_1.1, whole genome shotgun sequence harbors:
- the LOC135521254 gene encoding neurexophilin-1-like, with translation MKSTCWCIVLLSLISMVTSAHSSASGSSDVLKSERPKSRAKDFWTTDTSKDVSISHLLSQTFYDKNLSGLDLNYDKLEPYSKQELWDWLHNTSSLHDPRSRSKRRPIVKTGKFKKMFGWGDFHSNIKTVKLNLLITGKIVDHGNGTFSVYFRHNATGQGNVSVGLVPPTKAVEFQLQQSTVLEPKDTKLFNCRVEYEKVEKGTRKSLCSHDPSQSCPQEQTQSHVSWLCAKPFKVICIYISFYSTDYKLVQKVCPDYNYHSDTPYLPTG